The region TTAAATGAAGGATTATAATGTGCACTTAACACTGATTGACAGAATTATCTTGGATTCCTATAAGATCATGATGGAAGGGCTGGCGGATTACCTGGGGGAGGCTATGAGATGGTACTTCACAGTCTGGAAGATACGGAACATTCCGTCATTAAGATCATTAACGGACACCACACAGGACGTACGGAAGGAATGCCGATTACGGACCTGGCTCTTCAGATGCTGGAAGAAATTGAAAAAGATGGTGAAAAGAGCTACATTTCCTATTTTACCAAGAACAAAAAAGAAGAGCCATTAAAATCCTCCACCATTGTGGTACGGGGGGAGGAACGAAGGATCATCGGACTTTTATGTATCAATTTTTATTTGAATACAGGTTTTGCCCAGATCCTGAACAGCTATATTCCTCAAATATCCACTCATTCCCTGGTTAAAACTGAAACTTTTGCAAATAATCTGGATGAACTGATTTTCGGCAAAGTCCAAGAGGTTCGGAATGCGGTAATGGAAGATGACGGGATACTTCCGTCTCTTAAAAATAAGGAAATTATTAATTCCCTGCACCAACAGGGGGTTTTTACCCTGAAAGATGCGGTGGTAAAGGTAGCTGATTATCTGGGGATTTCTAAAAATACCGTATATATGCACATTCGGAATGCGGGAGTAAATACAGAAAAGAAGAATGAATAAACATTAATACAGTAGAACTTGTTGGCTAAGAAAAATCCTGCAGCTTTTTGTGCAATATTACAAAGAAACTGCGGGATTTTTGTTTGACTATTAGAAAAATATAATGACATTGCATTCTGTATTACTTTATGATAAAATAAATTACATCAAATAAATTATTTAGATAAAATTTATTTCATTCAACGAAAGGAAGGTATTGATATGGAGGAAAGTAAAAAGAGTAAGAAAGGACTGGGATTGGTACCAAGACTGATTATTGCAATTATCATTGGTATTTTGATTGGAAAGTACTGTCCCAGCTTTGTAACTTCAATATTGATTACCGCATCGGATTTGTTTAAACAGTTTTTAATGTTTATCATCCCTCTTATGGTCGTAGCTTTTGTTACCATGGGAATTGCGGACTTATCTCAGGGAGCCGGAAAGCTGCTGGCATTTACCGCAGCGGTTTCCTATGCATCCACACTTTTGGCAGGAAGTGCTGCTTATGCAGTTGCCAGTACGTTCTTTCCGTCTTTTGTAAATGAAGAGGTAGTTGCAAAGGTTGCATCTGCAAGTGATAAGGCCATCAGCGGATATTTTTCTCTGACCATCACACCGCTCCTTGAAACGACTGCAGCGGTTGCGCTGGCCTTTGTTCTGGGCGTATGCATCAGCACCATGCGGGGCAAAGAGATCGGAGATGCCCTGTACAATGTGATCAAAGAGTTTGCCGAAATTATTACAAAGGTGCTGGGACGTGTGATTATTCCGCTTCTTCCTTTGTATATCTGCGGAACGTTTGCCAAGATGACCTAT is a window of [Clostridium] saccharolyticum WM1 DNA encoding:
- a CDS encoding helix-turn-helix transcriptional regulator, which encodes MVLHSLEDTEHSVIKIINGHHTGRTEGMPITDLALQMLEEIEKDGEKSYISYFTKNKKEEPLKSSTIVVRGEERRIIGLLCINFYLNTGFAQILNSYIPQISTHSLVKTETFANNLDELIFGKVQEVRNAVMEDDGILPSLKNKEIINSLHQQGVFTLKDAVVKVADYLGISKNTVYMHIRNAGVNTEKKNE